The Chionomys nivalis chromosome 20, mChiNiv1.1, whole genome shotgun sequence genome includes a region encoding these proteins:
- the Dlc1 gene encoding rho GTPase-activating protein 7 isoform X3 has translation MCRDEPDTMILTQIEAKEACDWLRVTGFPQYAQLYEDLLFPIDVALVKREHDFLDRDAIEALCRRLNTLNKCAMMKLEISPHRKRSEDSDEDEPCAISGKWTFQRDSKRWSRLEEFDVFSPKQDPIPGSPDGSHLQSATSRESMLTDLSERQEVSSVRSLSSTSSVPTHVPHSGESVTPRTNSVISVCSSSSHFVGNDDSFSSLPSPKELSSFSFSMKVHEKNPKSKTRSLLKRMESLKLKGSHHSKHKAPSKLGLIISAPILQEGVDEEKLKQLNCVEISALNGNHINVPMVRKRSVSNSTQTSSSSSQSETSSAVSTPSPVTRTRSLSTCNKRGGMYLEGFDPFSQSTLNNVTEQNYKNRESYPEDTVFYIPEDHKPGTFPKALSNGSFCPSANSSVNWRTGSFHGPGHLSLRRENSSDSPKELKRRNSSSSVSSRLSIYDNVPGSILYSSSGDLADLENEDIFPELDDILYHVKGMQRIVNQWSEKFSDEGDSDSALDSVSPCPSSPKQIHLDVDHDRRTPSDLDSTGNSLNEPEEPTDIPERRDSGVGASLTRCKRHRLRWHSFQSSHRPSLNSVSLQINCQSVAQMNLLQKYSLLKLTALLEKYTPSNKHGFSWAVPKFMKRIKVPDYKDRSVFGVPLTVNVQRSGQPLPQSIQQAMRYLRNHCLDQVGLFRKSGVKSRIQALRQMNESAEDYVNYEGQSAYDVADMLKQYFRDLPEPLMTNKLSETFLQIYQYVPKDQRLQAIKAAIMLLPDENREVLQTLLYFLSDVTAAVKENQMTPTNLAVCLAPSLFHLNTLKRENSSPRVMQRKQSLGKPDQKDLNENLAATQGLAHMIAECKKLFQVPEEMSRCRNSYTEQELKPLTLEALGHLSHDQPADYRHFLQDCVDGLFKEVKEKFKGWVSYPTCEQAELSYKKVSEGPPLRLWRSTIEVPAAPEEILKRLLKEQHLWDVDLLDSKVIEILDSQTEIYQYVQNSMAPHPARDYVVLRTWRTNLPRGACALLLTSVDHDRAPVVGVRVNVLLSRYLIEPCGSGKSKLTYMCRADLRGHMPEWYTKSFGHLCAAEVVKIRDSFSNQNTETKDTKSR, from the exons ATCTCCTGTTCCCTATTGATGTGGCTCTGGTGAAGAGAGAACATGATTTCTTGGACAGAGATGCCATCGAGGCTCTATGCAG GCGACTAAACACTTTAAACAAATGTGCGATGATGAAGCTGGAGATCAGCCCTCACCGGAAGCGA AGTGAGGATTCGGATGAAGATGAGCCTTGTGCAATAAGTGGCAAGTGGACTTTCCAGAGGGACAGTAAAAGGTGGTCCCGGCTGGAAGAGTTTGACGTCTTTTCTCCAAAGCAGGATCCAATCCCTGGGTCCCCAGATGGCTCTCACTTGCAGAGCGCCACCAGCCGCGAAAGCATGCTGACAGACCTCAGCGAGCGCCAGGAGGTGTCCTCTGTCCGGAGCCTTAGCAGCACCAGCAGCGTCCCCACCCATGTGCCCCACAGCGGGGAATCTGTGACACCCCGAACGAATTCTGTCATCAGCGTCTGCTCCTCCAGCAGCCACTTTGTAGGCAACGATGACTCTTTCTCCAGCCTCCCGTCTCCCAAGGAACTGTCCAGCTTTAGCTTTAGCATGAAGGTCCATGAGAAAAACCCCAAGTCGAAGACGCGGAGCCTGCTGAAGCGGATGGAGAGCCTGAAGCTCAAGGGTTCCCACCACAGCAAGCACAAGGCGCCTTCAAAGCTGGGGTTGATCATCAGCGCTCCCATTCTGCAGGAGGGCGTGGATGAGGAGAAGCTGAAGCAGCTGAACTGCGTAGAGATCTCAGCCCTGAATGGCAACCACATCAACGTGCCCATGGTACGGAAAAGGAGCGTGTCCAACTCCACACAgaccagcagcagcagtagccAGTCAGAGACCAGCAGTGCCGTCAGCACGCCGAGCCCGGTCACCAGGACCCGGAGCCTCAGCACCTGCAACAAGAGGGGGGGCATGTACCTAGAGGGCTTCGACCCTTTCAGTCAGTCTACCTTGAACAACGTGACGGAACAGAACTATAAGAACCGTGAGAGCTACCCAGAGGACACGGTGTTCTACATTCCGGAAGATCACAAGCCTGGCACCTTCCCCAAGGCCCTCTCCAATGGCAGTTTCTGTCCCTCGGCGAACAGTTCTGTGAACTGGAGGACTGGAAGCTTCCATGGCCCTGGCCACCTCAGCCTACGGAGAGAAAACAGCAGCGACAGTCCTAAGGAACTGAAGAGGCGCAATTCCTCCAGCTCCGTGAGCAGCCGCCTAAGCATCTATGACAACGTGCCAGGCTCCATCCTGTATTCCAGCTCGGGGGACCTGGCCGACCTGGAGAATGAGGACATCTTCCCTGAGCTGGATGACATTCTCTACCACGTAAAGGGGATGCAACGGATAGTCAACCAGTGGTCTGAAAAGTTCTCGGATGAGGGGGACTCAGACTCAGCCCTGGACTCCGTGTCTCCTTGCCCGTCATCTCCAAAACAGATACACCTGGACGTGGACCATGACCGAAGGACACCCAGTGACCTGGACAGCACAGGCAACTCCCTCAATGAGCCCGAAGAGCCCACTGACATCCCAGAAAGAAGAGACTCTGGGGTGGGGGCATCCCTGACCAGGTGTAAGAG GCACAGATTGAGATGGCACAGCTTCCAGAGCTCTCACCGGCCGAGCCTAAACTCTGTATCTCTGCAGATCAACTGCCAGTCTGTGGCCCAGATGAACCTCCTGCAGAAATACTCACTCCTGAAACTGACAGCCCTGCTGGAGAAATACACGCCTTCCAACAAGCATGGTTTTAGTTG GGCTGTGCCCAAGTTCATGAAAAGGATCAAGGTTCCAGACTACAAGGACCGGAGTGTGTTTGGGGTTCCACTGACTGTGAACGTGCAGCGCTCGGGCCAGCCCCTGCCTCAGAGTATCCAGCAGGCCATGCGCTACCTCCGTAACCATTGTCTGGACCAG gtTGGGCTCTTCCGAAAATCAGGTGTGAAATCCCGGATTCAGGCTCTACGCCAGATGAATGAAAGCGCCGAAGACTATGTCAATTATGAAGGCCAGTCCGCTTACGATGTGGCAGATATGTTGAAGCAGTATTTTCGAGACCTTCCTGAGCCCCTCATGACGAACAAGCTCTCGGAAACCTTCCTGCAGATCTACCAAT ATGTGCCCAAGGACCAGCGCCTCCAAGCTATCAAGGCGGCTATTATGCTCCTGCCTGACGAGAACCGGGAGGTTCTCCAGACGCTTCTCTACTTCTTGAGCGACGTCACAGCGGCTGTGAAAGAAAACCAGATGACTCCCACCAACCTGGCTGTGTGCTTAGccccttctctcttccacctCAACACCCTGAAGAGAGAAAATTCTTCCCCAAG gGTAATGCAAAGAAAACAGAGTTTGGGCAAACCCGACCAGAAAGATCTGAATGAAAACCTAGCTGCCACTCAAGGCCTGGCCCATATGATCGCTGAGTGCAAGAAACTCTTCCAG GTTCCTGAGGAAATGAGCCGATGTCGCAACTCTTACACTGAACAAGAGCTGAAACCCCTTACTCTGGAGGCCTTGGGACACCTGAGTCACGATCAGCCTGCCGACTACAGACACTTCCTCCAGGACTGTGTGGACGGCCTGTTTAAGGAGGTCAAAGAGAAGTTCAAAGGCTGGGTCAGCTACCCTACCTGTGAACAGGCCGAGCTGTCCTATAAGAAG GTCAGTGAGGGACCCCCACTAAGACTTTGGAGGTCAACCATTGAAGTCCCCGCTGCTCCTGAGGAGATCTTAAAacgtcttctgaaagagcagcaccTCTGGGATGTGGACCTGCTGGACTCAAAGGTGATCGAAATCCTGGACAGCCAGACGGAAATTTACCAGTACGTCCAAAACAGCATGGCGCCCCATCCTGCTCGGGACTACGTCGTGTTGAG GACCTGGAGGACTAATTTACCCAGGGGAGCCTGTGCGCTCTTACTCACCTCCGTGGATCACGACCGGGCACCCGTGGTGGGGGTGAGGGTTAACGTGCTCCTGTCCAGATATTTGATTGAACCCTGCGGGTCAGGAAAATCCAAACTCACCTACATGTGCAGAGCTGATTTAAG GGGCCACATGCCGGAGTGGTACACAAAATCTTTTGGACATCTGTGTGCAGCAGAAGTGGTAAAGATCCGAGACTCCTTCAGTAATCAGAACACTGAAACCAAGGATACCAAATCTAGGTGA
- the Dlc1 gene encoding rho GTPase-activating protein 7 isoform X2, with protein sequence MGDPKDHVMARPLRPPLRRSFSDHIRDSTARALDAIWKNTRERRLAEIEAKEACDWLRVTGFPQYAQLYEDLLFPIDVALVKREHDFLDRDAIEALCRRLNTLNKCAMMKLEISPHRKRSEDSDEDEPCAISGKWTFQRDSKRWSRLEEFDVFSPKQDPIPGSPDGSHLQSATSRESMLTDLSERQEVSSVRSLSSTSSVPTHVPHSGESVTPRTNSVISVCSSSSHFVGNDDSFSSLPSPKELSSFSFSMKVHEKNPKSKTRSLLKRMESLKLKGSHHSKHKAPSKLGLIISAPILQEGVDEEKLKQLNCVEISALNGNHINVPMVRKRSVSNSTQTSSSSSQSETSSAVSTPSPVTRTRSLSTCNKRGGMYLEGFDPFSQSTLNNVTEQNYKNRESYPEDTVFYIPEDHKPGTFPKALSNGSFCPSANSSVNWRTGSFHGPGHLSLRRENSSDSPKELKRRNSSSSVSSRLSIYDNVPGSILYSSSGDLADLENEDIFPELDDILYHVKGMQRIVNQWSEKFSDEGDSDSALDSVSPCPSSPKQIHLDVDHDRRTPSDLDSTGNSLNEPEEPTDIPERRDSGVGASLTRCKRHRLRWHSFQSSHRPSLNSVSLQINCQSVAQMNLLQKYSLLKLTALLEKYTPSNKHGFSWAVPKFMKRIKVPDYKDRSVFGVPLTVNVQRSGQPLPQSIQQAMRYLRNHCLDQVGLFRKSGVKSRIQALRQMNESAEDYVNYEGQSAYDVADMLKQYFRDLPEPLMTNKLSETFLQIYQYVPKDQRLQAIKAAIMLLPDENREVLQTLLYFLSDVTAAVKENQMTPTNLAVCLAPSLFHLNTLKRENSSPRVMQRKQSLGKPDQKDLNENLAATQGLAHMIAECKKLFQVPEEMSRCRNSYTEQELKPLTLEALGHLSHDQPADYRHFLQDCVDGLFKEVKEKFKGWVSYPTCEQAELSYKKVSEGPPLRLWRSTIEVPAAPEEILKRLLKEQHLWDVDLLDSKVIEILDSQTEIYQYVQNSMAPHPARDYVVLRTWRTNLPRGACALLLTSVDHDRAPVVGVRVNVLLSRYLIEPCGSGKSKLTYMCRADLRGHMPEWYTKSFGHLCAAEVVKIRDSFSNQNTETKDTKSR encoded by the exons ATCTCCTGTTCCCTATTGATGTGGCTCTGGTGAAGAGAGAACATGATTTCTTGGACAGAGATGCCATCGAGGCTCTATGCAG GCGACTAAACACTTTAAACAAATGTGCGATGATGAAGCTGGAGATCAGCCCTCACCGGAAGCGA AGTGAGGATTCGGATGAAGATGAGCCTTGTGCAATAAGTGGCAAGTGGACTTTCCAGAGGGACAGTAAAAGGTGGTCCCGGCTGGAAGAGTTTGACGTCTTTTCTCCAAAGCAGGATCCAATCCCTGGGTCCCCAGATGGCTCTCACTTGCAGAGCGCCACCAGCCGCGAAAGCATGCTGACAGACCTCAGCGAGCGCCAGGAGGTGTCCTCTGTCCGGAGCCTTAGCAGCACCAGCAGCGTCCCCACCCATGTGCCCCACAGCGGGGAATCTGTGACACCCCGAACGAATTCTGTCATCAGCGTCTGCTCCTCCAGCAGCCACTTTGTAGGCAACGATGACTCTTTCTCCAGCCTCCCGTCTCCCAAGGAACTGTCCAGCTTTAGCTTTAGCATGAAGGTCCATGAGAAAAACCCCAAGTCGAAGACGCGGAGCCTGCTGAAGCGGATGGAGAGCCTGAAGCTCAAGGGTTCCCACCACAGCAAGCACAAGGCGCCTTCAAAGCTGGGGTTGATCATCAGCGCTCCCATTCTGCAGGAGGGCGTGGATGAGGAGAAGCTGAAGCAGCTGAACTGCGTAGAGATCTCAGCCCTGAATGGCAACCACATCAACGTGCCCATGGTACGGAAAAGGAGCGTGTCCAACTCCACACAgaccagcagcagcagtagccAGTCAGAGACCAGCAGTGCCGTCAGCACGCCGAGCCCGGTCACCAGGACCCGGAGCCTCAGCACCTGCAACAAGAGGGGGGGCATGTACCTAGAGGGCTTCGACCCTTTCAGTCAGTCTACCTTGAACAACGTGACGGAACAGAACTATAAGAACCGTGAGAGCTACCCAGAGGACACGGTGTTCTACATTCCGGAAGATCACAAGCCTGGCACCTTCCCCAAGGCCCTCTCCAATGGCAGTTTCTGTCCCTCGGCGAACAGTTCTGTGAACTGGAGGACTGGAAGCTTCCATGGCCCTGGCCACCTCAGCCTACGGAGAGAAAACAGCAGCGACAGTCCTAAGGAACTGAAGAGGCGCAATTCCTCCAGCTCCGTGAGCAGCCGCCTAAGCATCTATGACAACGTGCCAGGCTCCATCCTGTATTCCAGCTCGGGGGACCTGGCCGACCTGGAGAATGAGGACATCTTCCCTGAGCTGGATGACATTCTCTACCACGTAAAGGGGATGCAACGGATAGTCAACCAGTGGTCTGAAAAGTTCTCGGATGAGGGGGACTCAGACTCAGCCCTGGACTCCGTGTCTCCTTGCCCGTCATCTCCAAAACAGATACACCTGGACGTGGACCATGACCGAAGGACACCCAGTGACCTGGACAGCACAGGCAACTCCCTCAATGAGCCCGAAGAGCCCACTGACATCCCAGAAAGAAGAGACTCTGGGGTGGGGGCATCCCTGACCAGGTGTAAGAG GCACAGATTGAGATGGCACAGCTTCCAGAGCTCTCACCGGCCGAGCCTAAACTCTGTATCTCTGCAGATCAACTGCCAGTCTGTGGCCCAGATGAACCTCCTGCAGAAATACTCACTCCTGAAACTGACAGCCCTGCTGGAGAAATACACGCCTTCCAACAAGCATGGTTTTAGTTG GGCTGTGCCCAAGTTCATGAAAAGGATCAAGGTTCCAGACTACAAGGACCGGAGTGTGTTTGGGGTTCCACTGACTGTGAACGTGCAGCGCTCGGGCCAGCCCCTGCCTCAGAGTATCCAGCAGGCCATGCGCTACCTCCGTAACCATTGTCTGGACCAG gtTGGGCTCTTCCGAAAATCAGGTGTGAAATCCCGGATTCAGGCTCTACGCCAGATGAATGAAAGCGCCGAAGACTATGTCAATTATGAAGGCCAGTCCGCTTACGATGTGGCAGATATGTTGAAGCAGTATTTTCGAGACCTTCCTGAGCCCCTCATGACGAACAAGCTCTCGGAAACCTTCCTGCAGATCTACCAAT ATGTGCCCAAGGACCAGCGCCTCCAAGCTATCAAGGCGGCTATTATGCTCCTGCCTGACGAGAACCGGGAGGTTCTCCAGACGCTTCTCTACTTCTTGAGCGACGTCACAGCGGCTGTGAAAGAAAACCAGATGACTCCCACCAACCTGGCTGTGTGCTTAGccccttctctcttccacctCAACACCCTGAAGAGAGAAAATTCTTCCCCAAG gGTAATGCAAAGAAAACAGAGTTTGGGCAAACCCGACCAGAAAGATCTGAATGAAAACCTAGCTGCCACTCAAGGCCTGGCCCATATGATCGCTGAGTGCAAGAAACTCTTCCAG GTTCCTGAGGAAATGAGCCGATGTCGCAACTCTTACACTGAACAAGAGCTGAAACCCCTTACTCTGGAGGCCTTGGGACACCTGAGTCACGATCAGCCTGCCGACTACAGACACTTCCTCCAGGACTGTGTGGACGGCCTGTTTAAGGAGGTCAAAGAGAAGTTCAAAGGCTGGGTCAGCTACCCTACCTGTGAACAGGCCGAGCTGTCCTATAAGAAG GTCAGTGAGGGACCCCCACTAAGACTTTGGAGGTCAACCATTGAAGTCCCCGCTGCTCCTGAGGAGATCTTAAAacgtcttctgaaagagcagcaccTCTGGGATGTGGACCTGCTGGACTCAAAGGTGATCGAAATCCTGGACAGCCAGACGGAAATTTACCAGTACGTCCAAAACAGCATGGCGCCCCATCCTGCTCGGGACTACGTCGTGTTGAG GACCTGGAGGACTAATTTACCCAGGGGAGCCTGTGCGCTCTTACTCACCTCCGTGGATCACGACCGGGCACCCGTGGTGGGGGTGAGGGTTAACGTGCTCCTGTCCAGATATTTGATTGAACCCTGCGGGTCAGGAAAATCCAAACTCACCTACATGTGCAGAGCTGATTTAAG GGGCCACATGCCGGAGTGGTACACAAAATCTTTTGGACATCTGTGTGCAGCAGAAGTGGTAAAGATCCGAGACTCCTTCAGTAATCAGAACACTGAAACCAAGGATACCAAATCTAGGTGA